GCCAGGTTAGGCACAAGGAAGTGCCTGAAGGAATCGACCACCCCCACCCAGGGGTTTCCATGAGCCAGCATGGTTGCCCCTATCCACACGCCCAAGAAAAGACTCAGGATGACCTGTTTGGTCCAGATTGCCAGCCCGATAGCCACAATGGGCGGCAAAAGGGACAGGATGCCAAAAGTCGTTTCCACATTCCATCCCTCCTAATAGAAGCGTGGTCCGGCACCGCTAGGCCGTGAACCGACATTTCCCTCTTCATCGATCACCCCCTTGAGACTGATAGTCCCTTCCATGCAGTCATTAGATTCTCTTCCCAGGCCTCCTAAAGAGAAAGGCATCCAAGGTATACCTTGCGTGAAGGGGCGCTTCTGGACCTACTGGGTGACGGAGGTAGCCTTCCACTCGTATTCCTCTTGTGGGTCATGATGCTAAGAGGTCATCCGGCTCAATGGAGGCTCCAATAAACCCAGTTGGTCAGTGTTACGATGTCAAACACCGGCAGTCTTGCCGCTTTCCTGATATCGGGAGAGAACGATGGCAAGTCCGTGCATTCAATGACTATCGCGCCAACACTGGGGTCATGCCTTACGATTCTTTCCATGGCAACCTCGACAACCTGTGCCCGGAATCTCTCGACGTCAACCGTGGCACCGGGTTCATCGCGAACTCGGGAGAAAACACCAGTGTCCTGGATCCCCGCAATGCATACCGGGATCCTCTCGTCTATACCCACTGCCTGCAAGTGTTCCTTCGTGAGGAAGCGCTCGTCTGCGGTCAGGATCCCAACTGCCTTGCCAGGGTCTATCATGGTGTGCACCATGGGGACCTGGAGCAAGCTTGACGTGAATACCGGGATCCTTACGGCAGCCGCCAGGTGGTGCTGGAAAATTGCGTTGAAGCCGCAGCTGGTGGTCACAGCTCGTATGCCATCCCTCTCCATCTCCTTTGCTGCCCTTACCATCTCCTGGAGCACCTCAGGGCTCGGCATCTCAACGACCGTGGAAAAGGATGCCCCCTTAACTCGCTCGAAGCGGACCGGAAACTCAAACGTATCAGGGTGAAGGAAATGGCCGGGGATGGCCTCAAACTGCGAAAGGTCCTGCGGCCCGCTTTCCCAGCGCAGTATTCCAATGAAGATCCCTTTGTCACGCTCAGAGCCAGATCCGGCCATCAGCCGTCACCTCCACTTTAGAGTGCGAGAACCGGGCTTTTACAGGTCTCCCGCGCCGGAGAGTCATTGATAGCTCCGTTACCTCTGGTCCAGCCAGGTTCGGCCCGCCTCCAGTCTCGAAGCGGAGCATGGCAGGGCCCTCATCAGGTACTCCTCTATCGTCCATCTCTCCTGATTCAGCGCACGCGACCCCAATGGCAACCGTACCCGTTCCACAGGCAGGCTCTACGTGCCCTGAGGGAATGCTGTGGGGGTAAACAGCCCTTAAGTCCCCGCCCTGGCGGGGATGCCAGTCATAGAGGGCAAAATCAAGGTTTTCTTGGCCCGTGATCGCCTTGAAGCCTTCCTGCAGCCTTACGAGTGTTTCGAGCGCCGCCGTGTTCATCTTGTCGAAATCCGCCTCTTGGCACGCGGCTCTGACCTCGTCTGCATTCAGTACGAGGAATTTGCCCACCCGCATTGCATTGACACCGGGCAGCCGGACGGGCCCTACTCCCAGGTCGTAGCACTCTGAGAGGAATGCTCCCATATCGGTTGTGACCTTTCCGGCCTTTCCCCCTGAGACCTCTATAGCGACCTCCACCAGGCCAGCATCTGTTTCGATATGCACCTTCGTGACGGGTTCGATGACCGGTATTCCAAATCTCTCAGCCAGCCCAGCCTCAACAAGAGCCTTGCCAAGAACCTGGGTGAAGCCGCCGCAGGCGCTGATGAACCTGCGTGAGGTAAAGCCCACTATCTTTGCCTTGATGTCTCCATGGCCCTCCGGAGCGTACAGAATCCCTGCCTCATGGCCGCTGACGCACGTATGCCCCATGGCCCTCAGGGAGACTTCTATTTCGGTTTCCCTTGGGACTTCATCGCCGCAGAGCACCACGATGGTATTCCCGCCCATGTGGCCCTTCACGAAGCTAATCCTCATCTTGTGCCTGCCTCCTGCGCCATTGCCTTGGAGCGTGTTGTCAGCCGCTGAGCACCGCCTCTTCTTTGCGGGACCGCAATCCCTCGACCTCAAGTTCGTCCAGCACAGGCTCATAGATCGCCCGGTGAATGGGGATCTGCACCCCGGCCTCACGGATCCTTCCCTCAAGGATGAGGCTCGACACGATCCCTACCGGAAGCCCCGTGGTCCTGGCAATGGCGCTGTCTCCGCCAGGGACCCCGTAATCCACGAGTGTTGAGACAAGCCTCTTTCGGGTGCTGCCTTTTTCCTCCACATCCAGCTCAATCTGCATGACCAGCATGTCCCGTTCAGTCTTCTCATAGCGAAGCCTCTCCAAGAGTAAATCAGTGACAGCCTCTCTCACTGAGCCTTCCTTTCTCCCGGTGGCACGCTCATCCAGAAGCCCAAGCCACTGTATCCTCTTCATAACCGCTGAATGCCTCGGGACCGACAGCTGAGCAACCAAGCGCTCCTCGAGATCCGAAGCCTTGCCCCCTCCAAGAAGGCTGC
The sequence above is drawn from the Bacillota bacterium genome and encodes:
- a CDS encoding aspartate/glutamate racemase family protein → MAGSGSERDKGIFIGILRWESGPQDLSQFEAIPGHFLHPDTFEFPVRFERVKGASFSTVVEMPSPEVLQEMVRAAKEMERDGIRAVTTSCGFNAIFQHHLAAAVRIPVFTSSLLQVPMVHTMIDPGKAVGILTADERFLTKEHLQAVGIDERIPVCIAGIQDTGVFSRVRDEPGATVDVERFRAQVVEVAMERIVRHDPSVGAIVIECTDLPSFSPDIRKAARLPVFDIVTLTNWVYWSLH